The DNA window TCTCCAAGTGAGTGGGCTGGCCCCAGCAGTGGCGCGGTACTGGGGACACCAGAATTTGGCTCCTGAACAGAAAGAATTGTacaggggaggggcctgggaggcagGGCTCCTTGGGGCCTTGTATCTTCTGAGATGATACTGGAGACCTGCCAGGCTTCAGGGGGAAGCTGCTTCCTGATACCAACCCTGCTAATCCAGGCTGGATGTCAGGAGCAAGGACCTGGAAGCCAAGGAAGTAGCATGAGAGAAAATACCACATGAGTGCCGGGAGTCCTGTTCTACCACCGTGTGCATTGTGGTTTGGGGCGGTCACCTCCCAGCCTTCCCACACTGACCTCCCACAGTTTCTTCCTCCAGAAGAAGGAGTTGGAACAGAAGAGCACCAGGGCCTCTTCCAGCTCCAACAGTCCAAATACACCTATGCACACGCACAACACACACTCTTCCTTGTCAGTCACTTCGTTTGACATCATCAGAATTTGGTCAGGTGCTTAACACCCATCCTCTACTCCACAGCCCCTGTCACCACTTAAGCTATAGCCACAGCCCTGATATACCAGGAAGTGGGCAGGGCACAGCTTGGGAAAGAGGAGGTGGCTAGTCGGTGGCAGCTTTGGCCAAGTAAGGAGAAAGTTCTTGGGACAGGAGCAGCAGCTGGTCTCAGGATCTCCCTCCGGACTGGCCTGTAGGCGGCTGTGCCCTTGAGCCTCTTCACGGGGTTGAACACAGGAAGCTGAGTTTTCTGAGTTGCCTGTTGATGTTTTCGGCAGACGCACGAGGTCACAGGTCCTGTGCTAAAGCCTTGGGCTCTTCCTGTTGAGCGCCTGGATCTTTGAGTTCTGGACCTCAGAGGCCTGCAGGCTTTGGAGAAGTAGGAACCCCAGATTGCTTGACACCCTTCCTTcaaccctgccctgccctctatCTCCCTCCTGCCTAGGCTGGCCTGCCAGGCCATGAGACAGCTGCACCCAGAGGCCATTGCCGccatccagagcaaggccctgtTTAGCAAGGCTGAAGAGCAGCTGCTGAGCAAAGTGGGATCGGTAAGGCTGAGGGCTGGTAATGccgaggggcagggcaggagccaGCTAACCTGGAAAACTGACTGCGGGGAGGCTCCACGGCTTGGAGACGCACGTACACCTGCAGGGCCTTTGTGCCCCGGGTCCTCAGGGAGAGCCAAGCCTGGCTTCCTGGGCGGCAGTAGCTATCACATTTTCCACCTCCTTCTGGGGACTGGGGCAGGGGGCACGGATGGTACAGCAGAGACAGGAGCAAGGAAACCCAGATGCCCAGAGTGTGCTTCTTGCCCTCCAGACCAGCCAGCCCACCTTGGAGACCTTCCAGGACCTGCTGCACAGACACCCTGATGCCTTCTACCTGGCCCGTACTGCCAAGGCTCTGCAGGCCCATTGGCAGCTCATGAAGCAGTATTACCTGTTGGAGGACCAGACAGGTAACTGGGCCCAGGAGCTGGCAGAGTGAGGGTGCGTGTATGTGAGTGTGAAGGGGGCTGGACACAGCTGCCCTCAGGTGCCCTGTAACAAATCCCTCCGTGGCCCCCAGTgtcttgttcatctctctttgcaGCAAAAACCACTTCCTTCCAGAGGGAGGGAAAGTGGCTGGAATGGTCTTAGGATCATGGTGAGGGTAGCCAAAATTGCCTAGAATCCTGAACAAAAAGACTAAATGGCAGAGTTGTCTCCCACTTCTTGACTTCTTTGGGTTTTTTGACATGTTTTACCATTACATAAATAATAGTATATTCTTCACAAGTAACATTCAAACATGAGTAAAATGTGAAAGTCCCTTCACCGCTCACCTGTCCCCCTTTCCCACCCACTTTCTCTAAGGCTTtctgccccttccctctctccacactCCTCCTTACTGCCTCTCCTTCCACCAAGCATTTGTGCTGTGGGGCTGTCTTCAGGCCATTCCCAAATCCCTGCAGGGACTTTAACCCAGGCCGCctgtctttctcctttcccaaGGGCCAGAaagcttcctctcttccctcaccAGCAAAACTCTCACTCTCCTAAAAACAGATACTAGGAAAGCAGTCTGATTAAACTGCAGGAAGCTCTTCAGTTAGATTTGGGTTTCAGGGTCAGACTTTCACAGTCCAAGCACACTTTACTTCCTAAAGATTATTGCACGTTGGCTACTTTGTAGTTGTTCATACTGTTCTGAAAATGAAGCTGCAGTTCTGCCTGTCACCTTACTCGCTAGACCCTGCAGCTTCTGGATAATAAAAGATTCCTACCAGAGGATTTTAGAAAATCTTGTCAGGGGAGGCCCCATCTTTCCTTCCTGAGGATCTCTGAATTTAGTGCCCAGTGGGCAGCCGTCTTTATTCCAGATATCTGCTGCTTCCTCAGGCTCAGCTATGACTGACCTCCTGCAGAGAGAACAGACACTGgataaagtttatttttgctACTGTAGCTAGCTCCTTTGtcactattttaaaagttaccttgtgtatatttgtttttttgtttgtttttaacaagtttattttatttttggctgcattgggtcttcattgttgcgcacgggctttctctagttgtggcgagcgggggctactctccattgcagtgcatgggcttcttgttgcagtggcttctcttgttgcggagcacgggctgtaggcacgcaggcttcagtagttgtggcacgcaggctcagtagttgtggcgcccaggcttaattgctccgcagcatgtggtatcttcctggaccagggctcgaacccatgtcccctgcattggcaggtgggttcttaaccactgcgccaccagggaagcccctattgtgTATATTTGTTAACGTAAAGGTATAATTTTTCTCTTCAGGGGTCGTCTTTTGTGGatatttgatttctcctttgcTATTTCATGTTTGGAGTCCCTAGGAACAGGGAGTGTACACTGCTTACCTATCAAGTCAGCTGAATATTAGGTTGGTAGGATTCAGGCAGTTCTGGCAGGGTGACTGCCCCAACCCCGTCTCCCCACAGTCTGAACTAAGGTGGAGGGCGGTGGTGGTGGAGCATTTGTGGCTCCTGTGCAGCCCCCCTCGCTTCCCTGGCAGCGATGATACCTCAGGGGTTGTCAGACTCCTCAACCAGCAGTCTCACTAGCTAGTCGGAGCTGCTGCTGAGCAGACGCTGCAGCCCTGGGAACAACTGACACTAAGGCAGGAGTTCTCAGATTTGGGGACCCCAATCGCTTTTACATTTTGAccagaaaagaactgaaaaacttTCATAAAACAGTATTTATCCTGAATACATCTGATGGATTCTGATATTATTGcattccatttctttccttttttttttttggaaaaaagtgAATTTCATGACCTGTTAACGTGTCATCACCCACAATTTGAAAACACTGGCTTAAGGCTCCCTTCTGACACATCCTGAGTGAGACTTGACAGGCATGTGCCTCTCAGCCCCTTGCCGAATGTGGCAGAAAATGTTTGGGAGCATGTGATGTGGTAGAAGAGGCAGTTTGGATTTGGAATCAGGAAAGCAGGCCTTGATTCCTGGCTGTGTCCTGAACTAGTCACATAGCTTAACCCTTCCTCCTgtatctgttttctcatctgtaacgtGCGGCTAATAGTAATGCCTTCCCTACGTAGTTCAAGTCTTTGTGAGAACTCTTCGCACACTGAAAAGAGCGTGCAaaggtcaactttttttttttaattattttatttttatttatttttggctgcgttgggtctttgttgctgcacacgggctttctctagttgcggcaagcgggggctactcttcattgaagtgcacgggcttctcattgcagtggcttctcttgttgcagaacatgggctctaggcgtgcgggcttcagtagttgtggagcgcaggctgtagagcgcaggctcagtagttgtggcgcacgggcttagttgctccgcggcatgtgggatcttcccggaccaggattcgaacccgtgtcccctgcgttggccggcggattcttaactactgcgccaccagggaagccccaaaggtcAATTTTAATTCCCTTCCCTTTCTAGAACCACCTCTGCCCCCCAGCAAACCCCAGGAATGCTTTGTGCCAAAGTAGCGTGCAGTCTGATCTGCATGCATGCTGTTACCTGTATCAGGTTGACTTTTGTTGATTTCAGCACGAGACCGTCCCCATGGGCTGTCTTTACAGTTTGTCCTCTTAGTTCATTTGTCTGCTCAGCAGCTTGTGGTTGAGTAGGAGCATTGGCGCTGACCCTCCCTCTGTCCTTCGTTCAGTGCAGCCGCTGCCCAAGGGGGACCAAGTGCTGAATTTCTCCGACGCAGAGGACTTGATTGATGACAGTAAGCTCAAGTGAGTGGCTGGGGCCACAGGCAGGGCACAGAGAGCTGAGTGTCTCCCCAGgacagagctccctgtgctgcctggccctgcctctcctgctgcagggaACGGAGCCCAGCCCAGACTCGGCCTGGAGCTCCAGTTGTAGCTGTTAGTCTCCCTGCTAAgcgccctccccagccccccaccccagggagggAAGCGAGGCTAAGGCCAGAGGAGCAGCCCACGGGACCACTGGGCTGAGGGACTGAGGGGTCCCGCGGAGCCCAGTAGCACCTAATGGTGATGGCAGGTGAGCTCAAATTGGAGCCTGATTCAGCCTTCCCTTCTCGCCCCCCAGGGAAATGCGAGATGAAGTCCTAGAACATGGTGAGTGTGCCCTGGTGGGGACAGTGAGGGGGTGGGAGCTCCTGCTGGAACAGAGAGAAACAGTACAAGGTGCTGGTGACCTCAGAGTGTCCTTCATtaccaccccacctcaccccagaGCTGACAGTGGCTGACCGGCGCCAGAAACGAGAGATTCGGCAGCTGGAACAGGAACTGCATAAGTGGCAGGTGCTAGTAGATAGCATCACAGGTGAGGAGGCCAGGGGACCAGCAGGGTCGTGCTCCAAATCCCTTCGCCCCTCCCTGAGCCCCCTTGGTTGCTTGGCTGGGTTCACCCTCGTTTCGCAGACCTCTAGCTCCTTTCCCTCAGTGGATCTTGCCCTGGCTCCCTGCCTTCCATGCTGTGGCTCTTAAGAGTGGGCTCCTCTCTGACATGAGCTGCTCTCCCCCAGGCATGAGCTCTCCGGACTTTGACAACCAGACCCTGGCAGTGTTGCGGGGCCGCATGGTGCGGTACCTGATGCGCTCAAGAGAGGTGAGGCCGGCCCAGCCCTCACTGTcctcatccccatccccacccctacctccccCTTCCTAGGTTCCCCTTCTCCGTCGATCTTCCCCTCACTGCCCTTTCTATGTCTGGTCCCTGATTTCTCATCTTTCCTGGGCCTGTGTGGACTCCTCCCCATTCCTCAGGTTCCAGCCCTCACCTGCCCCATTTCCCCAGATCACCCTAGGCAGAGCAACCAAGGATAACCAGATTGATGTGGACCTGTCTCTGGAGGGTCCGGCCTGGAAGATCTCCCGGAAGCAAGGTACCAGCGGGAAGCAGTGTGAGGATGTTGCTGCCAGCCTCTCACTGCCCTCCAGCCCTGGGGCTTGGTCTCCGTGGGAACCTCAGGGACTGGGTGGGGCTGAGGAGCTGGCATTTTAAGATCTCTAACTTGGGAGTCCTGGGTGCCTTCTAGCGGccccaggaagcagagggaaCATGGGGGTTTCAGGCCCTCTTCTGGCCTTCTCCCCATCCCATCATACCCCCGTTCCTCTCTATTCCCATAGGTGTCATCAAGCTGAAGAACAACGGTGATTTCTTCATTGCCAATGAGGGCCGGCGGCCCATCTACATCGATGGACGACCTGTGCTGTGTGGCTCCAAATGGCGCCTTAGCAACAACTCCGTGGTGGAGGTGAGCTGGGGGGAGGTGGAAAGGCCGGGGTGAGCCCCATGGTGTGGTGGGGCAGCGTGTGGGCCTGCCCCGGCCCCCAGTCTCACCTCCGTCCTTAGCCACCCTTCTCTCCCGCCCGCAGATCGCCAGCCTGCGATTCGTCTTCCTCATCAACCAGGACCTCATTGCCCTTATTCGGGCCGAGGCTGCCAAGATCACACCACAGTGAGAAGTGGTGGCAGGACCCACGggctctctctggcctcagtttcccctgccctcccagaccCCTGGAGCTGGCAACTCAGGCTCCTGGAAAAACCAGAGGGGGCTGCGGGAGACTCATCTCCTGGCCCCTTGATCTGAGCCTCTGCGGGAGGGCGGGGCTGGCCCTGGGGAAGCCCCTAGAGGCTGGGACCCTCAGGCTGCCTTAGTGCCAGAGCCCCTCGCCTTCTCTCTCTGCAGAGGCCCCTACCCTGTCCCCCAGACTCCCACCTTTGCTCCGTGTCTCCAGCTGATTAGCTTCAGActtttccctttattatttttcttttgtaaatacaaAGCACTGAGTTCCCAAGtagtttcttttattattcttttttcaatataaaaaatgtgGGGACAGGTGAGGCAGGGGCACATGCAGGGGATAGCAGAACCCCCTCCTTGGCCTCAGGCCACTGTCCCCCAGCCTGCAGAGGGAGATGAGACATCAGAGGAGCAGGCTGAGGTGAGGAAGGGCCCCAGAAGTAGGAGCCCAAAGATTCCTAGCCTGGGGCCTGCAGCTGAAGAAGTAAGTTCTAGCCCTCCCTGTGAGAGTCCGGTGCCAGGcccttgtttgtttgctctcaAGCTCCCTGCCCTGAGCCAGCGGGCAGCACGGAGTCCCAGGCGTGGCTGCCACCCTTCCTCCCCCCTGAGGCTGGGCAGATGGCAGCATGTCCGGCAGCAGCTTTGGGGCTGGCGGTCAGACCCCTGTGCCTTCTTCCTGGGCCCACTGGACTGTGTCAGAGCCGTGGCAGCCAATCAGCACCATCTCCAGGCTTTGGGGTTCCCAGGGCAAGGCCAGGCCCCCTGACCCTGGCGGGGGCTCTCCGGTACTGGCAGCCTCGGCCTGGTTC is part of the Phocoena sinus isolate mPhoSin1 chromosome 10, mPhoSin1.pri, whole genome shotgun sequence genome and encodes:
- the MCRS1 gene encoding microspherule protein 1 isoform X3 is translated as MASGTASRSEDEESLAGQKRASSQALGTIPKRRSSSRFIKRKKFDDELVESSLAKSSTRAKGASGVEPGRCSGSEPSSSEKKKVSKAPSTPVPPSPAPAPGLTKRVKKSKQPLQVTKDLGRWKPADDLLLINAVLQTNDLTSVHLGVKFSCRFTLREVQERWYALLYDPVISKLACQAMRQLHPEAIAAIQSKALFSKAEEQLLSKVGSTSQPTLETFQDLLHRHPDAFYLARTAKALQAHWQLMKQYYLLEDQTVQPLPKGDQVLNFSDAEDLIDDSKLKEMRDEVLEHELTVADRRQKREIRQLEQELHKWQVLVDSITGMSSPDFDNQTLAVLRGRMVRYLMRSREITLGRATKDNQIDVDLSLEGPAWKISRKQGVIKLKNNGDFFIANEGRRPIYIDGRPVLCGSKWRLSNNSVVEIASLRFVFLINQDLIALIRAEAAKITPQ
- the MCRS1 gene encoding microspherule protein 1 isoform X1, with the protein product MDKDSQGLLDSSLMASGTASRSEDEESLAGQKRASSQALGTIPKRRSSSRFIKRKKFDDELVESSLAKSSTRAKGASGVEPGRCSGSEPSSSEKKKVSKAPSTPVPPSPAPAPGLTKRVKKSKQPLQVTKDLGRWKPADDLLLINAVLQTNDLTSVHLGVKFSCRFTLREVQERWYALLYDPVISKLACQAMRQLHPEAIAAIQSKALFSKAEEQLLSKVGSTSQPTLETFQDLLHRHPDAFYLARTAKALQAHWQLMKQYYLLEDQTVQPLPKGDQVLNFSDAEDLIDDSKLKEMRDEVLEHELTVADRRQKREIRQLEQELHKWQVLVDSITGMSSPDFDNQTLAVLRGRMVRYLMRSREITLGRATKDNQIDVDLSLEGPAWKISRKQGVIKLKNNGDFFIANEGRRPIYIDGRPVLCGSKWRLSNNSVVEIASLRFVFLINQDLIALIRAEAAKITPQ
- the MCRS1 gene encoding microspherule protein 1 isoform X2, with product MDKDSQGLLDSSLMASGTASRSEDEESLAGQKRASSQALGTIPKRRSSSRFIKRKKFDDELVESSLAKSSTRAKGASGVEPGRCSGSEPSSSEKKKVSKAPSTPVPPSPAPAPGLTKRVKKSKQPLQVTKDLGRWKPADDLLLINAVLQTNDLTSVHLGVKFSCRFTLREVQERWLACQAMRQLHPEAIAAIQSKALFSKAEEQLLSKVGSTSQPTLETFQDLLHRHPDAFYLARTAKALQAHWQLMKQYYLLEDQTVQPLPKGDQVLNFSDAEDLIDDSKLKEMRDEVLEHELTVADRRQKREIRQLEQELHKWQVLVDSITGMSSPDFDNQTLAVLRGRMVRYLMRSREITLGRATKDNQIDVDLSLEGPAWKISRKQGVIKLKNNGDFFIANEGRRPIYIDGRPVLCGSKWRLSNNSVVEIASLRFVFLINQDLIALIRAEAAKITPQ